From Synoicihabitans lomoniglobus, the proteins below share one genomic window:
- a CDS encoding response regulator, whose protein sequence is MDDEPDVCRIGRLVLTHLGYDIVIVHDGEAAIREFQNARSAGQPFAAALLDLTIRGGMGGIEALQHLQSIDPSFKAVASSGFSDGGNKRNYADHGFTAIVPKPYEIATMAAALSQVVG, encoded by the coding sequence ATGGATGATGAGCCGGACGTCTGCCGCATCGGTCGGCTCGTGCTCACCCACTTGGGCTACGACATCGTGATCGTGCACGACGGCGAAGCTGCGATCCGCGAGTTTCAGAACGCCCGCTCCGCCGGGCAGCCATTCGCGGCTGCGCTGCTTGATCTTACCATTCGTGGCGGCATGGGCGGGATTGAGGCCTTACAGCATCTCCAGTCGATCGACCCCTCCTTTAAAGCCGTGGCTTCCAGCGGTTTTTCCGACGGAGGAAACAAGCGTAACTATGCTGACCATGGATTCACCGCGATCGTGCCCAAACCCTACGAAATCGCCACGATGGCCGCGGCTTTGAGCCAAGTCGTCGGGTAA
- a CDS encoding site-specific integrase — MIEFVFRPTRKIKGKRTVSRLWSGRYATEPGQSPVTIALGVSDEAVARAKLHEIIVTKQREAAGLIAPASERKAASTPLPELLTEYESDLKGRELEAGHVRDTVRRIEKVLSSCRWKRIADITPDSFVRYRSRMVGAAKTKKEAQISINAFLNWLVRMGMAPVNPLAAVTHVDIRGKAVRKSRAFMPDEFARLLRVSRGRRLPYLFLAYTGSRKNEAKQLKWAQVKFNPTPVVTLQAEDTKNSEPRLIPLHPRLAQELSEKRPKDATPAQRVFDPFPSYDTLLADFRRAGIERRDALGRVVHFHAFRKTFQTWGAAAGVGQRAAQEILGHSDPSLTANVYTDTTALQLHDEVAKIPWHGDAHIERTNTLTKDAQNPHKLAFRDTLAKLVELAQVVDLEAISELKFSDKLAARHGFEP, encoded by the coding sequence GTGATCGAATTCGTCTTCAGACCTACTCGAAAAATAAAAGGGAAACGCACCGTTTCCCGTCTCTGGTCAGGACGCTACGCAACCGAACCTGGTCAATCACCGGTCACAATCGCGTTGGGTGTCTCTGACGAAGCCGTTGCCAGGGCAAAGCTTCATGAAATCATCGTTACGAAACAGCGTGAAGCGGCGGGGCTCATTGCTCCGGCTTCCGAACGGAAAGCGGCGTCTACTCCCCTGCCGGAACTTCTGACGGAATACGAAAGCGATCTAAAGGGGCGCGAACTCGAAGCGGGGCACGTTCGGGATACCGTCCGGCGCATTGAGAAGGTGCTATCCTCGTGCCGGTGGAAGCGGATCGCGGACATCACTCCGGACTCCTTTGTGCGTTACCGGTCGCGCATGGTTGGGGCGGCGAAGACGAAGAAAGAGGCGCAGATCTCAATTAACGCCTTCCTAAATTGGCTCGTGCGTATGGGCATGGCTCCGGTAAATCCCCTGGCTGCTGTCACTCATGTCGATATCCGGGGCAAGGCGGTCCGGAAGAGCCGGGCCTTCATGCCAGATGAATTTGCGCGCCTGTTGCGCGTATCTCGTGGGCGTCGCCTCCCCTACTTGTTCCTAGCTTACACCGGTTCGCGTAAGAATGAGGCAAAACAGCTCAAATGGGCGCAAGTGAAGTTCAACCCGACTCCAGTGGTCACGCTCCAGGCGGAGGACACGAAGAACAGCGAACCGCGTTTGATCCCGTTGCACCCTCGCCTCGCGCAAGAGTTGAGCGAAAAGCGGCCAAAGGACGCGACTCCTGCGCAACGTGTTTTTGATCCCTTTCCCAGTTACGATACGCTGCTTGCGGACTTCCGTCGCGCCGGTATCGAGCGGCGCGACGCACTCGGCCGCGTAGTTCATTTCCACGCCTTCCGGAAAACCTTTCAAACCTGGGGAGCGGCGGCCGGCGTGGGTCAACGGGCGGCGCAAGAAATACTCGGGCATTCCGACCCGTCTTTGACTGCGAACGTCTACACCGACACGACCGCGCTGCAGCTACACGATGAGGTAGCCAAGATCCCTTGGCACGGTGATGCGCATATTGAACGCACAAATACACTCACAAAAGACGCACAAAACCCGCACAAATTGGCGTTTCGCGATACCCTAGCCAAACTAGTGGAGCTTGCGCAAGTGGTTGACTTGGAAGCTATTTCAGAGCTAAAATTCTCTGATAAATTGGCTGCCCGACATGGGTTCGAACCATGA